The genome window GAGGCGCTTGGATACGCCGTGTTCCGTGCCGCAGATGCCGGTGGCGAGTTGGCGGCCGACGCACGCGATCGGCTCATTGTCGCCTTGCGGGCGCAGGACGCCGAGGCACGTCGCCTGGAGACTGAGCTGGCCGCGGCGCGCGCCGCCAACGGCACGACGGAGGCCGAGACGGCCGCCGGTTCAGTGCCGACCGCGCCCGTGCAACCGCCGGTGCAGCAGTCCGCGCCGCCGACGGATCCTCAGGGATAGAACGCCGCGCGAATGGTCGCCGGTACATCCGTGCAGAGGCCGTCTACGCCCCATGCGGCGAGGAGATGCGCGCGCACCGGATCGTTTTCGGTCCACGCGATCACCTTGGTGCCACGGTCGTGAGCCGCGATCACGAGCGCTTCGTCGATCAGGTGGGTGTATTGCCAAAGCGCGTCCGGCGCGGTGGGGTGAAGCATGCCCACCGGGTCAATGAGATACGAGTCGGATAAGAACCCGATCGCCGTGGTCGGGCGAGTCACCCTGACCGTGGCGGGAATGCGATGGTCGAATGAGTGCACCGCCGTCCGCACGGTGGGGTGGCGGTCCAGCACGGCAGCGACCGCCGCCTCGATGCGTGCAGCCTTCACCTCGACGTAGACCGTCGCCTGCGTCCCGACCAGCGCCAGCACATCGTCGAGAAGCGGCAGCGGATGCCCGCCGTGCAGCCGCGCGGTACGGATCTCCGACAGCGTCAGGTCGCGAATCGCCGCAGTGCCTCCGGCGTTTCCACCCCGTTCCAGAGAAAGCACCGAGTCGTGATGCACCACCACGTGGCCGTCGGCCGACCCATGCACGTCGAGCTCGATGCCGTCTGCCTGTTGTTCGAGGGCTCGGCTGAAGGCGGCGAGAGTGTTCTCGAGGCACTCGCGCGACGAGCCGCGATGGGCGATGATGTCTGGTATATGCATGTCTGCGCTCCCCGTCGCGTCGTCGTTGCCCGATTCCCAGCCCGAACCGCTCTGGCGGCCAAGCTTCGGTGCCCGACCTCGTCACGTCAATGGCGCGGCACGGCCTTAACGATGCCCCCGGCGCGTCGTCCAATAGGTCGAAGCGTATGATCCAAGCCGAACAGACCGATGACGCGTCCGTCGATAGCGCCCTCATTGCGCAGTGGATGGCGGGTGACGAGCGGGCCGCCACGGCGATAGTCGAGCGGCACGCGGGCGCGCTGGCGCGTTTTGCGGTCCGTTTGGGGGTCGAGGAGGATGTCGACGAGTTGGTGCAGGACACGTTCATCAGGGCATTTTCGGCGCTCGAGTCGTTCCGGTCGGACAGTTCGCTGCGCACGTGGTTGTTTACCATCGAACGTCGGCTCGTCATCGATCGGCGACGATCGTCGGCTCGGCGGGGGCGTGAGGTCGAAGTAGACGACGGTTATGCGGCTACCGAATACGACGCGCTCGACGCCTTGGTGGCGGATGAAGCCGCGCAGCGGATGGCCTCGGCGATTGGTCGTCTAACACGCATGCAGCGTGAGGTGTTTACGCTTCGTGTGCAGGAAGGGCGGAGTTACAGGGAGATCGCGGAAATCCTCGACAGTTCTGAGGGCGCCGCCCGGGTGCACTACCACAACGCGATGCGAGCCGTGAAGGAGTTTCTCGATGACTGAGTGCCGGACACCGGAGATGCAGGACCTGTTGCCCGACTATGTGTCGGCGTCGCTTGATGCGGCCGCCGCGGCATTGGTGGAGCAGCACCTGTCGATCTGCGACCCGTGTCGCGACGACATCGCCGTGCTGCGCCTGGCGCGCGCGGTTCGGTCAAAGGCCGTGACCGTCGATGTCGCGAAGATCGTGGCGAACCTGCCGCGGCCCACGCCGACGTTGAGACTTCTACGATCGTCCAGTGACACATCGCCGGATGCCGCGCCGTCGCGAGCCGCCGCGCCGACGAGCGCGCCGGTGAGCGCGCTGCGTCCTCGGCGCAACTGGTCGGGATCCGTCTGGCAAGTGGCGGCGGCGGTCGGCGTGATGATCGTAGGTGGCACCTCGCTCATCGTGTCGCGAAACAGTCCGAATAGCCTTACAGGTGCTCGTTCGAACGAGGCCCGGCTGGCGGAAGCCGCCGAAAGCGCATGGTCGCGGACGCCGGCGCCTGGCGTGCAGCCGTCGGCGACGATCGCGGCACTGGATTCGCCCGCGAACATCGGCAGCGCCGGTCGCGAATCGCGGGTGTCCGTGTCGTACGGCGATCTTGGCGACTACTCCGAAGCCGAGCTGCAGCGCATGCTCGATCGCCTCGAGAAATGGGATGGCACGAGCTCCACTGAGCCGTTGCCGACGCTACCTGTTGTATCGACGTCTGGAGGGTCCGCACCATGATGACGCCGCGATTTCGATGGATGGTCGCCGCCGCGCTCGTCATGACGATCGGTTCGCCGATCGGTGCCGTCGCGCAGGGGACACCGCCGCACGGGACCGGTCGCTCGGGCGCGTCGCGCATGAATGATCCACAGCGTGACGTCCTCGAGAAGCGCTTTAAGCAACGCATCGACGCCATCGTTAAGGAGCGACTGCGTCTCACCGATGATCAGCAGAGCAAGCTGCGTGAGGTAGCGTCGCGTACGGAAGAATCGCGGCGCGTGCTGCGCCGAGAGGAGTTCGTGCTGCGCACGTCGTTGCGTGAGGAGATGAAGGCGGGGAAGAACGCCAACGAGGTCAGGGTCGGCGAACTACTCGACCAGATGCCTCGCCTCGAGCGTCGCAAGCTCGATCTGTTGGAGTCCGAACAGCGTGAGCTGGCCAAGTTCCTCTCGCCGACGCAGCGGGCGCGCTACTTCGGGCTGCAGGATGAGCTTCGCCGGGGAATGCATGACCTGCAGCGTCGGCGCATGGGAATGGACGATTCGACGGCCGGCTCATCGGATGCTCGGGACATGCGGCGACGCGGGGCACCGCCGCCGATGTAATGGCTCCCCCCGTGGCGTCGCTTTCGCCAACCGTGTACACTTGTCTAGGTATGGATGGTGTACGCCCAGATGGCGGAACTGGCAGACGCACGGGACTCAAAATCCCGCGCCCGCAAGGGCTTCCGAGTTCGACCCTCGGTCTGGGCATTGGTTGAGCGCCTATCGTGATGTCGTACGGCGCGCTAGGCGTTTCGCACAACGCCGTTGAGTTGTCGTGCGTAGTTGTCGATGTTGAGTGCAGGGCAGCGGCTGTACATGGGCCACTGATGGGGTGTAGCTCAATGGCAGAGCACTCGACTGTTAATCGAGCGGTTGTAGGTTCGACTCCTACCGCCCCAGTCTTCGCAGCATAGAACGCTCGGTTTTCCCCTCGGAAAACCGAGCGTTCTATGTTTCCGGCACCATTCGTCGCTCGTGGCCGCTCGCCTCGCTTGCCGCGCCCGCCCGTGAATGCCTAGCTTCCCGTAATCTGATGGTGCACGCTCCACGACTCATGGGCGATCCGCGACCGTGCGGCATCGCCTATTCCCTCTGCGCCGATTGCGTCCATGCCCTTTTCGCTCCAGCTCAGTCATGCCGCTCCCGCCTCGGTCGACTCACCGTTGCTGGCGATCGTGCTGTCTCAGGACCTGACACTCGACGACGCCCTGCGCGCCGTGGATTCGCCGCTCGCCGGCGCGATCCAGCGGTCGATCGCCCGACGCGATTTCCGTGGCGGACGCGATGAGACCATGTTGTTCGTCGGTGGCGACACGGGTGCTCATCGTGTCCTGCTGGTTGGTCGCGGATCGGCGCCGCTCACGCGCGCTACCGCCCGACGTGCGGCGGCCATCGCGGCGCGGCAGGCGGGCAAGCTCGGTACCGGTGCAATGCACCTCGTACTCGCCGGTGGGGACGCGAACGCCGACGCCATCGAAGGACTCGCGCTTGGAGCGGCCGCCGGGAGTTGGGCCTATCCCGATCTGCAGGCTCAGCCGCCCGAGAAGGATCGGCGGGCGCGCCTGGAGTCGGTCACGGTGCTGGGCGCCGACACTGATGCCGTGCGGGCGGGCTTCGCGGCCGGTGCGGCGGTGGCGGAGGGGCAGGCGATCGCCAAGCGGCTCGGCATGATGCCCGGCAACGTGTGTACGCCCGAGACGTTTGTCGAAGTGGGGCGCGAGATCGCCGCGCGCCACGGGATGACGCTCACCGTGCTCGGGCGCGCCGAGATGGAGCAGGAAAAGATGGGTTCGTTTCTGTGCGTGGCGCAGGGGACGCCGGAGGAGCCTCGTCTCGTCGCGCTCGAGTATCGCGGCGGCGCGCCGGATCAGCAGCCCGTGGTACTGATTGGCAAGGGCCTCTGCTTCGACACCGGTGGCATCTCCATCAAGCCGGCACCGGAAATGGAGTGGATGAAGTTCGACATGTCGGGCGCGGGCGGGGTGATGGGTGCGATGGACGCCATCGGTCGTCTCAAGCTGCCCGTGAACGTGGTGGGCATCATCGGGTCGACCACCAACATGCCCTCCGGCACGGCCGTGAAGCCCGGTGACGTCGTACGGGCCTCGAACGGCAAGACGATCGAAATCATCAACACCGACGCCGAAGGTCGTCTGGTGCTGGCCGACCTGTTGGTGTTCGCGAAGCGGTTCAACCCGGCGATCGCCATCGATGCGGCGACGCTCACGGGTGCCATCGTGATTGGTCTTGGTGCGAATGCGGTCGGCGTGTTCGGAAAGGACCAGTCAGCGGTCGACGAAGTCCTGGCCGCCGGAGCGGCTTCAGGTGAGCCGGGATGGCCCCTTCCGCTGTGGGATGAGTACAAGGAGCAGATCAAATCCGATGTGGCCGACCTGAAGAATACAGGCGGCCGCGCGGCGGGCTCCATCACCGCTGCTCTCTTCCTGCAGGAATTCGTGGACGGTTATCCGTGGGTGCATCTCGACGTGGCCGGGACGGCCTATTCGCAGGTCGATCTGGGCTGGATTCCGAAGGGACCGACGGGGACGCCCGTGGGCACGTTCGTCGAAATCGTACGGGCGCGCGCGCGTCGGTGATCCGCTCCGTTCGGCTTATGGCCGCCAGCCTGCTGGTGGCCATCGCGGTGCCGGCGTTCGCGTCGGCGCAGGTTCGTCCCGACTCGGTGCGGAAGGACACGGTACGGGTGTCGGTGCCCGTGCCGCCGCCGCCGGGTGTCGACACGCTTCCCAAGCGCATCATCGCCAGCGACTCGGCCGTCTTCAAGCGTGAAGTCGCGCGCACGGACAGCATCAAACGCGCGATCGCGGCCGATACGATCAAGGCGCCGCTCGCGCGCTTCGAACGACCGGATGATTTCGAGACGTCGCCGCGACTGCGGTTTTCCCGCGAGGAGATTCTCTCGTCGGGGGCGGTCAACCTGGCGGATCTCCTCGATCGCGTGCCAGGCGTCACGACGTATCGCAGCGGATGGATCGCCGGCGTACACGCCGCGTCCTTCGCCGGAGATACCCGGCGCCTCCGTCTGTTCATCGATGGGGTCGAGATGGATGCCATCGAGCCGCGCAACGGCGGCACGATCGATCTGACCGACGTGCAGCTATGGATGCTCGATGAGTTGGTGGTGGAGCGGGCGGCCGGCGAGGTGCGCGTCTGGATGCGCACGTGGACCGTCGAGCGCACGACGCCGTACACTCGGGCCGATATCTTCACGGGTGACCTGAATACCAACGCGTTTCGCGGCCTCTTTGCGCGTCGGTGGCGCAACGGCGTGCTGCTGCAACTCGGTGGACAGCAAGTGGCGACGCAGAGTGGACGCGTGAATGCATTCACCGGTGCGGAGAGCTCGGCCGGACGCGGTGATGGAACGGTGCAGGGATTCATGGCCCGCATTGGCTGGTCGAAGCGTCGTGTGAGCGTCGATCTGTTCGCGAATGCGACCGCCCGTGAACGTGATCCGCATACGGCGCGCGAAGGATTCACCGATTTGCTGCCCTACAAGGGCTCGCGTCGCGATGCGTATCTGAGGGTCGGATACGGCGATACGCTGCGCGGTTTCTGGTCGCAAGCGATTGTCGGTGTCGTGCGCACGCGCCTTGAAGGAATCGGCGATGCCGTGGAGGCAACCGACTCGACGCCGGCCGTGGTAACGGACACGATTCGTGGACGCACCCAACAGCTGCTGGCGGCGGGGTATCGCACGTCGCTCTGGTCGGTCTCGCTCACAGATCGGGTGCGTCCGATCGACGGCGCGGCGTTCCACGCGCCAGCGCTGCGCGGACGACTTGGCGGCGCACGCTATGCGATCGGTGCGTTCGCCGAAGAGAACGGAGCGGACTCCACGCGCCGCATCGATCTGTCGGCACGGGCGCAACCCTTTTCGTGGCTGATCCTCACCGGCGCGCAGAGTACGCGCACCCCGGATTCGGCGACCGGTCGCGAGAGTGGCAACACGTTGCGCGCCGAGGCCGCGCTCAAAGTTGGCCGATTGTGGCTCGGCGGCGGCGTCATTCGGGACAACGGCAATCGCTTCGACTCGCCGGTGATTCTGGGAACGC of Gemmatimonas sp. contains these proteins:
- a CDS encoding glycerophosphodiester phosphodiesterase; translation: MHIPDIIAHRGSSRECLENTLAAFSRALEQQADGIELDVHGSADGHVVVHHDSVLSLERGGNAGGTAAIRDLTLSEIRTARLHGGHPLPLLDDVLALVGTQATVYVEVKAARIEAAVAAVLDRHPTVRTAVHSFDHRIPATVRVTRPTTAIGFLSDSYLIDPVGMLHPTAPDALWQYTHLIDEALVIAAHDRGTKVIAWTENDPVRAHLLAAWGVDGLCTDVPATIRAAFYP
- a CDS encoding RNA polymerase sigma factor — translated: MIQAEQTDDASVDSALIAQWMAGDERAATAIVERHAGALARFAVRLGVEEDVDELVQDTFIRAFSALESFRSDSSLRTWLFTIERRLVIDRRRSSARRGREVEVDDGYAATEYDALDALVADEAAQRMASAIGRLTRMQREVFTLRVQEGRSYREIAEILDSSEGAARVHYHNAMRAVKEFLDD
- a CDS encoding zf-HC2 domain-containing protein, which codes for MTECRTPEMQDLLPDYVSASLDAAAAALVEQHLSICDPCRDDIAVLRLARAVRSKAVTVDVAKIVANLPRPTPTLRLLRSSSDTSPDAAPSRAAAPTSAPVSALRPRRNWSGSVWQVAAAVGVMIVGGTSLIVSRNSPNSLTGARSNEARLAEAAESAWSRTPAPGVQPSATIAALDSPANIGSAGRESRVSVSYGDLGDYSEAELQRMLDRLEKWDGTSSTEPLPTLPVVSTSGGSAP
- a CDS encoding leucyl aminopeptidase; protein product: MPFSLQLSHAAPASVDSPLLAIVLSQDLTLDDALRAVDSPLAGAIQRSIARRDFRGGRDETMLFVGGDTGAHRVLLVGRGSAPLTRATARRAAAIAARQAGKLGTGAMHLVLAGGDANADAIEGLALGAAAGSWAYPDLQAQPPEKDRRARLESVTVLGADTDAVRAGFAAGAAVAEGQAIAKRLGMMPGNVCTPETFVEVGREIAARHGMTLTVLGRAEMEQEKMGSFLCVAQGTPEEPRLVALEYRGGAPDQQPVVLIGKGLCFDTGGISIKPAPEMEWMKFDMSGAGGVMGAMDAIGRLKLPVNVVGIIGSTTNMPSGTAVKPGDVVRASNGKTIEIINTDAEGRLVLADLLVFAKRFNPAIAIDAATLTGAIVIGLGANAVGVFGKDQSAVDEVLAAGAASGEPGWPLPLWDEYKEQIKSDVADLKNTGGRAAGSITAALFLQEFVDGYPWVHLDVAGTAYSQVDLGWIPKGPTGTPVGTFVEIVRARARR
- a CDS encoding Plug domain-containing protein: MIRSVRLMAASLLVAIAVPAFASAQVRPDSVRKDTVRVSVPVPPPPGVDTLPKRIIASDSAVFKREVARTDSIKRAIAADTIKAPLARFERPDDFETSPRLRFSREEILSSGAVNLADLLDRVPGVTTYRSGWIAGVHAASFAGDTRRLRLFIDGVEMDAIEPRNGGTIDLTDVQLWMLDELVVERAAGEVRVWMRTWTVERTTPYTRADIFTGDLNTNAFRGLFARRWRNGVLLQLGGQQVATQSGRVNAFTGAESSAGRGDGTVQGFMARIGWSKRRVSVDLFANATARERDPHTAREGFTDLLPYKGSRRDAYLRVGYGDTLRGFWSQAIVGVVRTRLEGIGDAVEATDSTPAVVTDTIRGRTQQLLAAGYRTSLWSVSLTDRVRPIDGAAFHAPALRGRLGGARYAIGAFAEENGADSTRRIDLSARAQPFSWLILTGAQSTRTPDSATGRESGNTLRAEAALKVGRLWLGGGVIRDNGNRFDSPVILGTPAAVLSSVDAQGVLVSAAGRVYKDVRVDVQAIRWDGSQYNRPQLHVRTEIALISDWRRRFPRGEFSINARIWHELRDGVPFFYGTAAGSSTPEVRITERANVMTGLLELRIQRATLFYQYRNLTGGAYEQIRGITMPPAVQMYGVRWEFWN